One Lucilia cuprina isolate Lc7/37 chromosome 4, ASM2204524v1, whole genome shotgun sequence DNA segment encodes these proteins:
- the LOC111684651 gene encoding zinc finger C4H2 domain-containing protein, giving the protein MATTADLPSSNERHYYAKLEAIKDIRDKTVALEKLKVRIIKEVKLSDDEDKCLDEYRKELEHLLEEKMSHVEELRQIHADINDMENVIKQTKENQTRSVDMANRHYEEYLALKYQIDHMRRDYLGLSPLRDLHEEEGSPISKDRFPTNFLKVAAQSAAAAAAASTQASSLARPHPRHPLMPEATVTALPPSAPNSVGSNPGAPPTGGHAFMPPAPPGSGSNASAAVRLGKGDFSAPPPPPPPSSRLQQAPSIGLGHHPTFRSDFNVNLRQQPPPMKSCLSCHQQIHRNAPICPLCKAKSRSRNPKKPKKKNN; this is encoded by the coding sequence ATGGCCACCACCGCTGATTTACCAAGCTCCAATGAGCGACACTATTATGCAAAATTAGAGGCCATAAAAGACATACGTGATAAAACTGTTgcattggaaaaattaaaagtacGCATTATTAAGGAGGTTAAATTGAGTGATGATGAGGATAAATGTCTGGATGAGTACCGCAAGGAATTAGAACATTTGTTGGAGGAAAAGATGTCGCACGTCGAAGAGTTGCGTCAAATTCATGCCGACATTAATGATATGGAGAATGTTATAAAACAAACGAAAGAGAATCAAACGCGTTCGGTTGATATGGCCAATCGACACTATGAGGAATATTTGGCTTTAAAGTATCAAATAGATCATATGCGTCGCGACTACTTAGGTTTGAGTCCGCTGAGAGATTTACATGAAGAGGAAGGTAGTCCTATATCAAAAGATCGTTTTCCTACAAACTTTTTAAAGGTTGCTGCTCAAAGTGCGGCCGCAGCAGCAGCCGCTTCTACGCAAGCTTCATCCTTGGCTAGACCCCATCCGCGTCATCCATTGATGCCAGAGGCGACTGTTACTGCCCTGCCGCCTTCTGCTCCCAATAGTGTAGGCTCTAATCCAGGAGCACCACCCACTGGCGGTCATGCTTTTATGCCGCCAGCACCTCCAGGCTCTGGATCAAACGCTTCGGCCGCTGTACGTTTGGGTAAAGGTGACTTTTCAGCACCACCTCCACCACCACCGCCCTCAAGTCGCCTGCAACAAGCTCCTTCTATAGGTTTAGGACATCATCCTACTTTCCGTTCTGATTTCAATGTTAACTTAAGACAACAACCACCTCCCATGAAATCGTGTCTTTCGTGTCATCAACAAATACATCGTAATGCACCCATTTGTCCATTGTGTAAAGCCAAGTCTCGTTCGCGTAATCCCAAGAAacccaaaaagaaaaataattaa
- the LOC111684491 gene encoding endonuclease III-like protein 1 — MFKRVVKLSLRNMSEQIVRATLARKLSGRRVPKKIESKVEQAENKSQFFNDIKNKDKPNKKKVKEVPVKLENKTVKSEVASKDALPIEKRSTRQLKEETIIENKQSSLEIVLNTKPPKYAKSPNKNKASIVNEEGPSNCKKIKQELSDEIWQPANWQIILDNIRKMRTKDSAPVDTMGCHKCADENADEKTQRFHKLVALMLSSQTKDETTYHAMLRLREQNLTPEVICQMKVNVLENILHPVSFYKNKAKYLQQTAKILVDKYDSDIPNNIKELVALPGVGPKMAHICMSTAWNKVTGIGVDVHVHRISNRIGWLPKSTKEPEQTRLALEKWLPQQLWSEVNYLLVGFGQTICTPVKPKCSECLNCEICPYATKVVKNKKITTNKEILDLCDNIKFKKTKLKA; from the exons atgtttaaacgtGTTGTGAAATTGTCACTAAGAAATATGAGTGAACAAATAGTAAGAGCAACATTAGCCAGAAAATTAAGTGGCAGAAGAGTTCCCAAAAAGATCGAATCAAAAGTTGAACAGGCg GAAAATAAATCGCAATTTTTTAacgatattaaaaataaagataaaccgAATAAAAAGAAAGTAAAGGAAGTCCCTGTTAAATTAGAAAACAAAACTGTAAAATCTGAGGTAGCTTCTAAAGATGCTCTCCCAATTGAAAAACGTAGCACACGACAACTAAAAGAGGAAACTATAATAGAAAACAAGCAATCATCTTTAGAAAtagtattaaatacaaaacCTCCTAAATACGCCAAATCCCccaataaaaataaagcttCAATTGTTAATGAAGAAGGACCAAGtaactgcaaaaaaattaaacaggaGTTATCAGATGAAATATGGCAACCTGCTAATTGGCAAATAATTTTGGACAATATACGCAAAATGCGAACTAAAGACTCAGCTCCCGTCGACACCATGGGATGTCATAAATGTGCAGATGAAAATGCGGATGagaaa acTCAACGATTCCACAAGTTAGTAGCTCTTATGTTATCCAGTCAAACTAAAGATGAAACCACTTATCACGCTATGTTGCGCTTGCGAGAACAAAATCTTACACCTGAAGTAATTTGTCAAATGAAAGTAAATGTGTTGGAGAATATATTACATCCTGTATCGTTTTATAAG aataaagcaaaatatttgcaacaaacGGCTAAAATACTAGTAGATAAATATGATTCTGATAtaccaaataatataaaagaattGGTGGCCTTACCGGGTGTCGGTCCCAAAATGGCTCACATTTGCATGTCAACGGCTTGGAATAAAGTGACTGGCATAGGAGTCGATGTTCATGTTCATCGCATTTCTAATCGTATTGGTTGGTTGCCAAAGTCTACTAAAGAACCCGAACAGACCCGTTTAGCTCTGGAAAAATGGTTACCTCAGCAATTGTGGAGCGAAGTTAATTATTTGTTAGTTGGTTTTGGTCAGACCATATGCACACCCGTCAAACCCAAGTGCAGTGAGTGTTTAAATTGCGAAATATGTCCTTATGCTACGAAAGTcgttaaaaataagaaaattacaaCTAATAAGGAAATTTTGGATCTTTGCGataatatcaaatttaaaaaaacaaaattaaaagcgtaa